A part of Micromonospora chersina genomic DNA contains:
- the pepN gene encoding aminopeptidase N produces MRNLTQVEATERARLLDVTGYDINLDLSTAVQADGQTFRSVTEVRFRCAEPGASTFIETAAESVRSATLNGTPVDLAGWSAEKGLTLTGLAAENVLVVDADFGYSNSGQGLHRTVDPVDGETYLYSQFETADAQRVFACFDQPDLKSVYTWHATVPEHWRVVSNMPVEREEPAGEGLKTVHFAESARMSTYITALCAGPYHEVRDSHDGIDLGAYCRASMARYMDADDLFLITKQGFDFFHEKFGVRYPLPKYDQLWVPDFNAGAMENFGCVTHAESHYIFRSQVTDFEYEQRANTILHELAHMWFGDLVTMRWWNDLWLNESFAEWASHWCNTHATRFSDAWTTFLSIRKNWGYRQDQLSSTHPVYCEMPDLEAVEVNFDGITYAKGASVLKQLVAYVGEEPFLAGLRAYFGKHAWGNATFDDLLSELETASGRELRKFAAQWLETAQVNTLRPEVTIGADGTYERVLVRQEAPAGHPTLRTHRIGVGLYDLTDGRLVRREQVEVDVTGELTELSVLHGKQAADVLLLNDDDLTYTKLRLDERSMATVVQHIAGFDSSLARALCWTAAWDMTRDAELSARDYVALVLAGLPAETDINLVTATLRQATTTLTFYADPAWAPTGWAELARTARTALAAAEPGSGFQLAWARAYASAARSGEDLATLRGWLDGAGVPDGLTVDTELRWTVLQSLVANGAAGAAEVEAELAGDRTASGEREAAYAHALVPTAENKAAVWAQLTGPEALPNWRNRALLQGFTHPAQVELTAPYREKYFEAAAQVWAQRDSEPAQEFVQLAYPAYLVEEDTVAATDAWLAQEGHPASLRRLVAEGRDGVSRALKARARDARSA; encoded by the coding sequence GTGCGCAACCTGACCCAGGTCGAGGCCACCGAGCGGGCCCGCCTGCTCGACGTCACCGGGTACGACATCAACCTTGACCTGTCGACCGCGGTGCAGGCCGACGGTCAGACCTTCCGGTCGGTGACCGAGGTCCGGTTCCGCTGCGCCGAGCCGGGGGCGAGCACCTTCATCGAGACGGCCGCCGAGTCGGTGCGGTCGGCGACGCTGAACGGCACCCCGGTCGACCTCGCCGGCTGGTCCGCCGAGAAGGGCCTCACCCTCACCGGCCTGGCCGCCGAGAACGTGCTCGTGGTCGACGCCGACTTCGGCTACTCGAACAGCGGGCAGGGCCTGCACCGCACGGTCGACCCGGTGGACGGCGAGACCTACCTCTACAGCCAGTTCGAGACCGCCGACGCGCAGAGGGTCTTCGCCTGCTTCGACCAGCCCGACCTGAAGAGCGTCTACACCTGGCACGCCACCGTCCCGGAGCACTGGCGGGTGGTGTCCAACATGCCGGTGGAGCGCGAGGAGCCGGCCGGTGAGGGGCTCAAGACCGTCCACTTCGCCGAGTCGGCGCGGATGAGCACCTACATCACGGCGCTCTGCGCCGGCCCGTACCACGAGGTGCGGGACAGCCACGACGGCATCGACCTGGGCGCCTACTGCCGGGCGTCGATGGCGCGGTACATGGACGCCGACGACCTGTTCCTCATCACCAAGCAGGGCTTCGACTTCTTCCACGAGAAGTTCGGCGTGCGCTACCCGCTGCCCAAGTACGACCAGCTCTGGGTGCCGGACTTCAACGCCGGCGCCATGGAGAACTTCGGCTGCGTCACGCACGCCGAGTCGCACTACATCTTCCGCTCGCAGGTCACCGACTTCGAGTACGAGCAGAGGGCCAACACGATCCTGCACGAGCTGGCGCACATGTGGTTCGGTGACCTGGTCACCATGCGCTGGTGGAACGACCTGTGGCTGAACGAGTCGTTCGCCGAGTGGGCCAGCCACTGGTGCAACACCCACGCCACCCGCTTCTCCGACGCGTGGACGACCTTCCTGTCCATCCGGAAGAACTGGGGCTACCGGCAGGACCAGCTCTCCTCCACCCACCCGGTCTACTGCGAGATGCCGGACCTGGAGGCCGTCGAGGTCAACTTCGACGGCATCACCTACGCCAAGGGCGCCAGCGTGCTCAAGCAGCTCGTCGCGTACGTGGGCGAGGAGCCGTTCCTGGCCGGCCTGCGGGCCTACTTCGGCAAGCACGCCTGGGGCAACGCCACCTTCGACGACCTGCTCTCCGAGCTGGAGACGGCCTCCGGCCGGGAGCTGCGCAAGTTCGCCGCCCAGTGGCTGGAGACCGCGCAGGTCAACACGCTGCGCCCCGAGGTGACCATCGGTGCCGACGGCACGTACGAGCGGGTGCTGGTCCGGCAGGAGGCGCCCGCCGGGCACCCGACCCTGCGCACCCACCGGATCGGCGTGGGCCTCTACGACCTGACCGACGGGCGGCTGGTCCGCCGGGAGCAGGTCGAGGTGGACGTGACCGGCGAGCTGACCGAGCTGTCCGTGCTCCACGGCAAGCAGGCCGCCGACGTGCTGCTGCTCAACGACGACGACCTGACGTACACGAAGCTGCGGCTCGACGAGCGGTCCATGGCGACAGTGGTGCAGCACATCGCCGGCTTCGACTCGTCGCTGGCCCGCGCGCTGTGCTGGACCGCCGCCTGGGACATGACCCGCGACGCCGAGCTGTCGGCCCGGGACTACGTGGCGCTGGTGCTGGCCGGGCTGCCGGCGGAGACCGACATCAACCTGGTCACCGCCACCCTGCGCCAGGCGACCACCACGCTCACCTTCTACGCCGACCCGGCCTGGGCGCCGACCGGCTGGGCCGAGCTGGCCCGGACCGCCCGCACCGCGCTCGCCGCGGCCGAGCCGGGCAGCGGCTTCCAGCTCGCCTGGGCGCGGGCGTACGCCTCCGCGGCCCGTTCCGGCGAGGACCTGGCCACGCTGCGCGGCTGGCTGGACGGCGCCGGCGTGCCGGACGGGCTGACCGTGGACACCGAGCTGCGCTGGACCGTCCTCCAGTCGCTGGTGGCCAACGGCGCGGCCGGGGCGGCCGAAGTGGAGGCCGAGCTGGCCGGCGACCGGACCGCCAGCGGCGAGCGGGAGGCCGCGTACGCGCACGCGCTCGTGCCGACGGCCGAGAACAAGGCGGCGGTGTGGGCGCAGCTCACCGGCCCGGAGGCGCTGCCGAACTGGCGCAACCGGGCGCTGCTGCAGGGCTTCACCCACCCGGCGCAGGTGGAGCTCACCGCGCCGTACCGGGAGAAGTACTTCGAGGCCGCGGCGCAGGTGTGGGCGCAGCGGGACAGCGAGCCGGCGCAGGAGTTCGTGCAGCTCGCCTACCCGGCGTACCTGGTCGAGGAGGACACGGTGGCCGCCACCGACGCCTGGCTGGCCCAGGAGGGTCACCCGGCGTCGCTGCGCCGGCTGGTGGCGGAGGGCCGCGACGGCGTGTCCCGCGCCCTCAAGGCCCGCGCCCGGGACGCCCGGAGCGCCTGA
- a CDS encoding ribose-5-phosphate isomerase: MRVYLGSDHAGFELKVHLANHLAKQGYEVVDVGPHAFDPDDDYPAFCLHTGQRVVDDQGSLGVVIGGSGNGEQIAANKIAGVRAALAWNIDTAQLAREHNDANIVAIGGRQHTLDEATALVEAFLTTPFSGNPRHARRIAQVADYEQSRRLPDLPA, encoded by the coding sequence ATGCGCGTCTACCTGGGATCCGATCACGCCGGTTTCGAGCTGAAGGTGCACCTCGCCAACCACCTGGCCAAGCAGGGGTACGAGGTGGTCGACGTCGGCCCGCACGCCTTCGACCCGGACGACGACTACCCGGCGTTCTGCCTGCACACCGGGCAGCGCGTGGTCGACGACCAGGGCAGCCTCGGTGTCGTCATCGGCGGCTCCGGCAACGGCGAGCAGATCGCCGCCAACAAGATCGCCGGGGTCCGGGCGGCCCTCGCCTGGAACATCGACACCGCCCAGCTGGCCCGCGAGCACAACGACGCCAACATCGTCGCGATCGGCGGCCGGCAGCACACCCTGGACGAGGCGACCGCCCTGGTCGAGGCGTTCCTCACCACCCCGTTCTCCGGCAACCCCCGGCACGCCCGGCGGATCGCCCAGGTCGCCGACTACGAGCAGAGCCGCCGGCTTCCCGACCTGCCCGCCTGA
- a CDS encoding DUF5130 family protein: MTVGEKQAATGTGNPPEVLDGPFSTRQLLRIDEALRLADQGTGLVFSVYVGGLDEPIREHAGRLHRQLAEPDRSVLIAVSPNQRQLEIITGRYARKRIPDTYAKLAALSMVASFGGGDLAGGIIQGLDQLASHAGKG, from the coding sequence GTGACCGTTGGTGAGAAGCAGGCCGCGACGGGGACCGGTAACCCGCCCGAGGTCCTGGACGGGCCGTTCTCGACCCGTCAGCTGCTCCGCATCGACGAGGCGCTCCGCCTGGCCGACCAGGGCACCGGCCTGGTCTTCTCGGTCTACGTGGGCGGCCTCGACGAGCCGATCCGCGAGCACGCCGGGCGGCTGCACCGCCAGCTCGCCGAGCCGGACCGGTCCGTGCTGATCGCCGTGTCGCCCAACCAGCGGCAGCTCGAGATCATCACCGGCCGGTACGCCCGCAAGCGGATCCCGGACACGTACGCCAAGCTTGCCGCACTCTCCATGGTGGCCTCGTTCGGCGGCGGCGACCTGGCCGGCGGCATCATCCAGGGCCTCGACCAGCTCGCCAGCCACGCCGGCAAGGGCTGA
- a CDS encoding DUF1015 family protein, giving the protein MTVVHPIARAWITTGGTGAQNYDEFADDAEITAIVEANPHSALGIEMPHRAPGSLGRSFLDALPDAVARLAEAKADGSYTPAEQVVVLYRISAPGEESAYGLFAMVDTDQISTRADEPGLVIRNEDVFIAKVRERVALAEALGHLLSPVLLLQTGRGDELHAALAAATESAGAPAATDVDQAGRTHAIWLLGPGPAQDELTALAGGGELVVADGNHRSLAAQTGGFPRFLSVITTPASVAIQPYNRLVSELTTTPDELLDRLRAAGAEITPVAGPVGVPATGGTVHLHLAGQGYAVRLPHVGGDRLENLDHALVERLLLRDALGLDPGDKRITYVGGDYPANWLTGEVDAGRAELAVLVAPVTVDDFVAVNLAREKMPRKSTWFTPKARAGLVVAELPR; this is encoded by the coding sequence ATGACGGTCGTGCATCCGATCGCCCGGGCCTGGATCACCACTGGCGGCACCGGCGCGCAGAACTACGACGAGTTCGCCGACGACGCGGAGATCACCGCCATCGTCGAGGCGAATCCGCACAGCGCCCTGGGCATCGAGATGCCCCACCGGGCGCCGGGGAGCCTCGGGAGGTCCTTCCTCGACGCGCTCCCCGACGCGGTGGCCCGCCTCGCCGAGGCGAAGGCGGACGGCAGCTACACCCCGGCCGAGCAGGTCGTGGTCCTCTACCGGATCAGCGCGCCGGGCGAGGAGAGCGCGTACGGGCTGTTCGCCATGGTCGACACCGACCAGATCTCCACCCGCGCCGACGAGCCCGGCCTGGTGATCCGCAACGAGGACGTGTTCATCGCGAAGGTGCGGGAGCGCGTCGCCCTGGCCGAGGCGCTCGGGCACCTGCTCTCACCCGTACTCCTGCTCCAGACCGGGCGCGGCGACGAACTGCACGCCGCGCTCGCGGCGGCGACCGAGTCGGCCGGCGCGCCCGCCGCCACCGACGTGGATCAGGCCGGCCGCACGCACGCCATCTGGCTGCTCGGCCCGGGCCCGGCGCAGGACGAGCTGACCGCCCTGGCGGGCGGCGGCGAGCTGGTGGTCGCCGACGGCAACCACCGCAGCCTGGCCGCGCAGACCGGCGGCTTCCCCCGCTTCCTGTCGGTGATCACCACGCCGGCGTCGGTCGCCATCCAGCCCTACAACCGGCTGGTCAGCGAGCTGACCACCACCCCCGACGAGCTGCTCGACCGGCTCCGCGCCGCCGGCGCGGAGATCACCCCGGTCGCCGGCCCGGTCGGCGTCCCGGCGACCGGCGGCACCGTGCACCTCCACCTCGCCGGCCAGGGGTACGCGGTGCGCCTGCCGCACGTCGGCGGCGACCGGCTGGAGAACCTCGACCACGCGCTCGTCGAGCGGCTGCTGCTGCGCGACGCCCTCGGCCTCGACCCGGGCGACAAGCGGATCACCTACGTGGGCGGCGACTACCCGGCGAACTGGCTCACCGGCGAGGTCGACGCGGGCCGGGCCGAGCTGGCCGTCCTCGTCGCCCCGGTGACCGTGGACGACTTCGTCGCGGTGAACCTGGCCCGGGAGAAGATGCCCCGCAAGAGCACCTGGTTCACCCCGAAGGCGCGGGCCGGCCTGGTCGTGGCCGAACTTCCCCGCTGA
- a CDS encoding amidase — protein MAEPHDLTALEQAAAIRRGELSSVELVEHHLHRVDALADTLGAFVTVTPERARAAAAAADAVPADRRGPLHGVPTAIKDLTLTAGVRTTFGSAAFADFVPPVDADVVRFMAGAGLVSLGKTTTSELGCSLYSEGLVAPPARNPWGLGYTAGGSSGGAAAAVAGGLVPVAQGSDGGGSLRIPASLCGLVGYKPSRGLVSGGPLGFGAFGLPISGPLGRTVTDVAALLDVLAQPVPGEPYLAPAAPTGGYLGAARAAAPGRLRIGRFTAPMLADEPVHPDCVAAVDRAAALLSAAGHEVVDVPAPLGPDAWPLFETVWYVLALAPVPAERESDLLPLTRFLRARGAAVGAGPLMAALGELQAQVRRGVSRTAGCDLLLCPTLAAPQAPVGAFASLDPAEDFDRQRRFSPYCAIFNVTGDPSVSLPVGRTADGMPVGVLLTGRYGDDATLIATAAQLEHGCGGWDQHPAIWRAVDSANVNSTSGVGRASS, from the coding sequence ATGGCCGAGCCGCACGACCTGACCGCGCTGGAGCAGGCCGCCGCGATCCGCCGGGGTGAGCTGTCCAGCGTGGAGCTTGTCGAGCACCACCTGCACCGGGTGGACGCGCTCGCCGACACCCTCGGCGCGTTCGTCACCGTCACCCCGGAACGCGCGCGGGCGGCGGCCGCCGCCGCCGACGCCGTGCCGGCGGACCGGCGCGGCCCGCTGCACGGGGTGCCGACCGCCATCAAGGACCTCACGCTCACCGCCGGCGTCCGCACCACCTTCGGCTCGGCCGCCTTCGCCGACTTCGTGCCGCCGGTCGACGCCGACGTGGTCCGGTTCATGGCCGGCGCCGGGCTGGTGAGCCTCGGCAAGACCACCACCTCGGAGCTGGGCTGCTCGCTCTACTCCGAGGGGCTCGTCGCGCCGCCGGCCCGCAACCCGTGGGGCCTGGGCTACACGGCCGGCGGGTCCAGTGGCGGGGCGGCGGCCGCGGTGGCCGGCGGCCTGGTTCCGGTGGCGCAGGGCTCCGACGGCGGCGGTTCGCTGCGCATTCCGGCGTCCCTCTGCGGCCTGGTCGGCTACAAGCCCAGCCGGGGGCTGGTCTCCGGCGGCCCGCTCGGCTTCGGCGCGTTCGGGCTGCCCATCAGCGGCCCGCTCGGCCGTACCGTGACCGACGTGGCCGCGTTGCTCGACGTGCTGGCGCAACCGGTGCCCGGCGAGCCGTACCTGGCGCCCGCCGCGCCCACCGGCGGCTACCTGGGCGCCGCCCGGGCCGCCGCGCCGGGCCGGCTGCGGATCGGCCGGTTCACCGCCCCGATGCTCGCCGACGAGCCGGTCCACCCGGACTGCGTGGCCGCCGTCGACCGGGCCGCCGCGCTGCTCAGCGCGGCCGGCCACGAGGTGGTCGACGTCCCCGCGCCGCTCGGCCCCGACGCGTGGCCGCTCTTCGAGACCGTCTGGTACGTGCTGGCGCTCGCCCCTGTGCCGGCGGAGCGGGAGAGCGACCTGCTGCCGCTGACCCGGTTCCTCCGGGCCCGGGGCGCGGCCGTCGGCGCCGGGCCGCTGATGGCCGCGCTCGGCGAACTCCAGGCCCAGGTACGTCGCGGCGTGAGCCGTACCGCCGGGTGCGACCTGCTGCTCTGCCCGACCCTGGCGGCCCCGCAGGCGCCCGTGGGGGCGTTCGCCAGCCTCGATCCGGCCGAGGATTTCGACCGGCAGCGGCGGTTTTCGCCGTACTGCGCCATCTTCAACGTGACCGGCGACCCGTCCGTTTCCCTGCCGGTCGGCCGGACCGCCGACGGGATGCCGGTCGGCGTGCTGCTCACCGGCCGGTACGGCGACGACGCGACATTGATAGCCACTGCCGCGCAACTGGAGCACGGCTGTGGCGGATGGGATCAGCACCCCGCAATCTGGCGGGCCGTCGACTCCGCTAACGTGAACAGCACAAGCGGAGTCGGGCGCGCGTCGTCATGA
- a CDS encoding disulfide bond formation protein DsbA — MTERVAVDMWFDPLCPWAWITSRWLLEVEQVRDVDIRFHVMSLSVLNEGRDLPEQYQDLMKKGWGPVRVCIAVEQAHGGEVLGKLYTAMGTRIHLGKEELGRDMLAGALTDVGLDPALADAAESTEYDEALRASHEAGMRPVGTDVGTPVIHAPGPDGGQVAFFGPVITPAPKGEAAGRLWDGVLLVAGTPGFYELKRSREVGPVFD, encoded by the coding sequence GTGACCGAACGTGTCGCCGTGGACATGTGGTTCGACCCGCTGTGCCCGTGGGCGTGGATCACCTCCCGTTGGCTGCTGGAGGTCGAGCAGGTCCGGGACGTGGACATCCGGTTCCACGTGATGAGCCTCTCGGTGCTCAACGAGGGCCGGGACCTGCCGGAGCAGTACCAGGATCTGATGAAGAAGGGCTGGGGCCCGGTGCGGGTCTGCATCGCCGTGGAGCAGGCGCACGGCGGGGAGGTGCTGGGGAAGCTCTACACCGCGATGGGCACCCGGATCCACCTCGGCAAGGAGGAACTGGGCCGGGACATGCTGGCCGGCGCGCTCACCGACGTCGGCCTGGACCCGGCGCTCGCCGACGCCGCCGAGTCGACCGAGTACGACGAGGCGCTGCGGGCCAGCCACGAGGCGGGCATGCGGCCGGTCGGCACCGACGTGGGCACACCGGTGATCCACGCACCGGGCCCGGACGGCGGGCAGGTCGCCTTCTTCGGCCCGGTGATCACCCCGGCGCCGAAGGGCGAGGCGGCCGGCCGGCTCTGGGACGGCGTCCTGCTGGTGGCCGGCACCCCGGGCTTCTACGAGCTGAAGCGCAGCCGCGAGGTCGGCCCGGTCTTCGACTGA